The Candidatus Nezhaarchaeota archaeon genomic interval CTCCAAGTCTATTAGACCCTCCCTAGTATGGTGCCTTTAAACCTCAACCCTCTTAATGCCCTAAAAAGGTTGTCTCCACGCCAGCCTAGGAAGCAAATGAATTTAACACCACCTCTACTGGCCTTAAAAGCCTCTTTAATCTTCCTTAGAAGACCACCTGTGGCATCCACCGCACCACCTATGCTTACTTTCTTAATAGACTCTTCACTTAGCCACCTTAGCGGCCTTGCGTCAGGGTTTTCTTTCGGATCTTTTGTGTATATCCCAGAGACATCAAGCACATATATTAGTTTATCAGCCTTGAGTTCTATGGCTAAAGTTGAGGCTATGACATCGCCTGATAAAATAGATACTCTCCTCTCGCTTAAATCTAAAACGACATCACCATGCAGAATTGGTGTAAAACCATTACTTAACGCTGCCTTAACGCCATCAAGGAAGAAGTTCTTTAAGGCACCGTATTCTAATATGGATGATGATGAAGGTTCTATCGTGTACGGTCTTCCTCCAAGCTTTAAGTACTCTTCTGCAACTATTCTGTTAAGCCTCCTCATAGCTAACCTTGTCAGGAATACACCTGTGTAGCCTTCTTCACAGCTCAACCCCTCATTTAACCTATATCTAATAGCCATTGGATGACCAAAAGAACCCCCTCCATGCACTATCACTACTTTACCCCCCTCATTGACATGCCTTACAATCTGATCGCAAAGATGGCTGATAATTCTCCTCCTTGCTGTGAACGGCTTCTTCTTGACGGTAA includes:
- a CDS encoding isopentenyl phosphate kinase: MSLSVIKLGGSAITVKKKPFTARRRIISHLCDQIVRHVNEGGKVVIVHGGGSFGHPMAIRYRLNEGLSCEEGYTGVFLTRLAMRRLNRIVAEEYLKLGGRPYTIEPSSSSILEYGALKNFFLDGVKAALSNGFTPILHGDVVLDLSERRVSILSGDVIASTLAIELKADKLIYVLDVSGIYTKDPKENPDARPLRWLSEESIKKVSIGGAVDATGGLLRKIKEAFKASRGGVKFICFLGWRGDNLFRALRGLRFKGTILGRV